The Megalobrama amblycephala isolate DHTTF-2021 linkage group LG10, ASM1881202v1, whole genome shotgun sequence DNA segment tgtaattgACGTGACACCAGTTTACATTTTCTTCGTAtcttgaatacagaaggtggtcAGACGGAAGCTAGATAtcttacttcataacttgttaaatatggatatttttttttttacacaaacacatcgcttctcttgagaaggcctttattaaccccccggatccctgtggagcacatatttatgatggattgatgtggatggaggcactttttcagctcatactcaGTCGTATCCCTCACTGCTATTATAAAGCTCAGGTGTGTCAGGATATTGATATATCTCCGACTGTGTTCgtcagaagaaagtcatatacacctaggatggcttgagggtgagtaaagcttgggctaattttcattctaaagtaaactaatccttgaatcaaatatgagacaaattGGTCTGGATCTGGACTACGGTTAACCTCAGGATAAGAATGAAAAAGTCAGACTAGTATAATAGATTCCTCTTTCAATGTAACAAGTTCATTgtgtgttatgggaagtgttcccaGTTCCGTTGACCTAATTAATGCAGCCTGAATTCTAGAAATATGATACAGTGTTATGTGTATGCTGACAAATAAACTGGGATATCTGGGTGCGGATAACAGAGTccgttcatttacatgtactaccaacattgtaacaatacaaagtTGAAAATCGTCTAACTTATTCTTTAAGCAAAGACAATTTTGAGTAAAGACAATCTTGAAGGAAAGGTTACGACAAATCAGTGGATGACGAGGGGCTGCAAGACTTTGAATATGATCTTTTTAGTGAGGGAATGTTCTTTATAAATATCTCTTTAGTGAATGCTTTGTGTTTAAATTAGAGCAGACATGGTGGAAGGATCATGTGGCTGCGGAAAGAGACAAAACAGTCAAGCATGAAGCTACTGAGGCCAAACCAACAATCGAGTCATCTGAGGCTACGGTAGATGGGAAGAAGACCGGCAGAGTAGCTCCAGCCCGAGGGGTCCTTACATCCACAGCGAAGACCCTCGCTCCTACACGAGTCAACAAGACAGCCACAGGAGCCAAACAGACTCCACAAGCTGCTAGGTGAGCATGACAAGATTTCATTGCACTGGGCTAAAAATATCTGTGAATACTGACTAGACCAAAGACATTGTTTTCAGgaatgacaaggaaacaactaATGTGACTATTCGTAATACATCACGGCCTCTTGTACCTTTACAAATAGTGGTTTTCTTATTCACAAATGATCGTTACGTTTATATTTCTTTCATCAGAGGGAGGAAAGTAGGACTTTTAACTGCCAAGAGTATCGGAGCTGGGAAGGCACCAGGCAAAACAAGCATTAAAGCTCAAACATCTTGTAAATCTGAGCAGGAGCACAAACCATTGACTTCAGCAGGTTTGGCCAAACTTAAAATGGCTAACATGGTAAAACAAATCTTCTATATTTATGACAGTCAATATTTTCTCAGTGGAGCTTGGCAAGCAGGACAATGAAGGTACAGTCTTAACAGCTCTGAATGAGAAGTCCTATTTGCCACGGCTAGGCTTAGCCAGGGCGCTGACGCGAACCGCCAACTCACAGAAACAGGCATGTCATTTGTACCGGGAAGTCATTGACATGGCTCCAGAGGTGAGATTCCTTCAAGGCAAACTTGATTACCATGCAATGATGCTCATTTCACACCATAATAGTGCGGTTCACTACTATTACATGCGTTTTAGGTGCATGATGCGTACATTGAGCTGGCCAATCTGCTGTGTAAGGATGATCCTCTGGCTGCTGTGGACATTTACAGTAGATTCCCGCTGAAGCCCGTTTGTGAACAAACCTTTGATGATGCCTTCATAACAGGAGAGATTGTTCATATTCTGATGAAACAAGAGATTTATGAACATCCTCAGCTACTGCCCAACCTGATAGCATATGGAAAAGTCATGGGACTCTGTAAGTTCCTGAAATGGCTTGTCATCTCAatcgatcaatcaatcaaccaaatTGGGTAATATTAGTCCTGAAATGctaaaaaaatcttcttttgcATGAAAAGGTTGCcttgaaaaatatattgaaGCACTTGAAGGGAAATTCATGACCAATCTTCTCAGGACGGTTTACGCTGGAATTCATGACAAGTCAGTGGATGATGAGGAGCTGCAAGACTTCTTCAAATTCAAGTGTTGGATATGATCTTTTTAATGAGGGAATGTACTGTATACATTTGGTTGTCCCTATTATTCTGTCTTATGGTCATCCTTATAGATTTTGTTTCCTTAATATGTAAATCCACTCTGAACATTAAACAGACGTCTTGGTCAACACCCATTCTGGCATTGTTATATGTTTAGTCAGTGTGAAACAGTATATTTGGTGTAAGACGGGACCATGGGGAATCATGATTCATGATATGGATCATAAGTGGGCATTACAGAATAGAAGAGTTAAAAAACAAGAGAAATCTGTGACATCAGCCTGATTTAAGTTATTATAAATTGATAAAAGACTGCGAAGACaagttgtttttgttgtaaacctTCACATTGTGCATAAGAACAGGTCTTACCAGTAATAGCAACTTGACAACAAAGCAAAGTCACTATAGcaaataatattacaaataattatAACACTTAACTgtgttctttaaaaaacaactctATAATTGCACATATGAACTTTAGACATACATGTGGCATATGAACAGTCATCAAATATTCAGATTTGTTTGGGAATAATGTTAACTCAGACTGTGTTGAGTTTGGTCACAATAAGGACTCGTATAGACTGGTCAAATGAAGAGCAAACACAAAGACCCTGTTTGTCCGGGCTCCAGTCCAGACTAGAAATGGGTTGTGTGGACAGGGTGACATTCTGCAGGAGGGTCACAGACCCAGCGACGCCCATGTCTACATCATCTGCGCCCTTTTTAGTCCTCTGGGCGGGATACTCACTGGAACATTAGAAAAGCAatgatcaatcaaaaaatggcaCACTAATGAGTAATAATGATAAAGCATCTTATTAgatgttaaaaatattaaagaaattCCTTACTATTTCCATAAATGTAGATTACCCGCTCCACCAGCCGTCATGAAGACGTCACGATTTTGAGGCAAATGTCTCACTTGCCATACTGTAGACTTGTGAGCCTGAAATACAGAACGCAAAGGCTAAACGCTCTCAAATGAGTATTAAGAGTAACTTTTTCAACAGTAAGTGTGCAAAACAAAGatttagggccctattttaacaatctaagccagtggtctcaaactcaattcctggagggccacagctctgcacagttttgctccaaccctaatcaagcACACCTGATGcaactaatcaaggtcttcaggactACAAGAAACTTACAAGCAGGTgtgagttggagctaaactgtgcagagctgtggccctccaggaattgagtttgagaccactgatcTAAGCACATGGCACAGGTGCACTTAAAAAATGGTCGGCGCGCCcggtgcatggtctaaaagggttgtatctagtctcttaatgagtcatgggtgtgttttgggcgtaatgtgcaataaaccaatcagagtctcatctcccatttcCTTTAAAAGCCAGCTACTCTTGCACCATGGCAGAttcactatttacatggcggaatatagacaccctcaacctgacgagtgtgtattgccacgattggtcaaataattagccaatttcattcGTCATTATGCAAATAggtaattctgatacatgcaatgactatccattatgatgatctttatgcacacaataatcttttttatttttaatatttggcatgtttgtgtgctgctgcacatccctgtgtgtgtaacaagcagagtatGCGTGTTGTGCACCCAcctataggtgcatattactaacaagctctttaaataacaaaaaagaaatACTGCACTATTGACTTTAGAGCAGGTTTTGTTGGTCAAAACaacagttgcctcaaaatagcaacacgccaacattGTGCCTGAACACActtcgttttcagaccagcatgcccatgggcgaacagatgggcACGAGTGCATTCGCTATTTAAAGAATGTGGTGCCAAACATGAAAATGATGACTGcatcaggctgaaactagcaaaaacacTTGCACCGTGCCTGGCGTTGCATTGCGCCGgatgtatgatagggcccttagGTTACAAAAGCACCATGAAAGTGATCTAAGTGAACAATGCGCtataatccaagtcttctgaagccatatgattcctttatatgatgaacagatagAAATTTCAGCCATTATTCAGTGAAAATCTAACTAATAAAACTCTAGTCCTCCAACGGCTCAAGTGATGTCCAATTTGTAAACAAATTCTTTTGatcttttagttttattaaatcGATCCAGTCAGCTCACTTGTAGGGCTTGATTATTAGTGATTAGTTAAATACTAGTTTctttctcacacaaagctatcacgGGCTTCAGAACACTGTAATGTAGCGCACAAATGGCACAGGCTGCATTTATCATACTTTTAGGCTGCTTTTGTGTCATTTCTGAAGCTTGAAAGTAGAGCTGGGTCTATAAACGATATGAGCTGCAGCGGCATAGATGTACAAGCTTGTCGAGTGCACATCCCTTTCTCACAGACATCGCTGAAAAGTTTGTAGTTCAGTCAGatattcaatttaatttaattcacaaTAGCAAAGAAAGTAAAACGACCTATTACTAACTTTACTTGAAGGTAATGAGAGAGATCAATTATCATCAAATACACACTGAAACTCAACAGTCCTCAGAGCAACTTGTTAAACCAAACCCTTATTTTGGCTTAACTTGAAGAAATTATGACTATTgaagaaatatattaatattatataatataagtgCTTCAATaatatagttttattattattagggaaATATAATAAAACCCAAGATATTTTTTCAACTatgttttaatttatacagtataCACGTTCTGTTGTACAGAaacttattttacaaaaaaattaaaatgcaatgtTTTGCTGTAAATTGcttattttcatttgattatattttaaatgattgattaaattataaaagttttattcatttcataagataccatttttaatgataaatttgcattaaatcacaaaacataatccagaaaaaataaaataaaatggaaagcAGAATTTGGGggaaaataaaactgatttaaTGGGGTCCTAAATATTCTGTGGCGTTTACTTGTAAACAAACAAGTTATGTTAACATTCACTCTCGCGGTCTAACAAACATgtgaaatgcatttatttaccATTAATGCCTTCCACATTAATGGTAAATTAATATTGTGATAAATATATCAAGATGTTAtgaaatgggaaaaaaatatgataatatttctGGCCATATCACCCAGCCCTACTTGAAAGCTTCAGTGCCAATTTATTGTAATTGCATGTTTTCTACTATATGagagattaaataaatgcaaattacatttttcattggcaaaacacataaaataaaaataaaacatgagtGAAACAAACCTTTTCAGACACTGAAGCAAAGCCCTTGGTGGGGTGCTGGGTCCTCATGTCAAACACATTAAATTTCCCCTCTAAAGATGTTGCCactagtttgttcatgttaatgtCTTTTCTGTCAAATTCAACAGAGCACACCTGTCAAAGAAATGCAAAATAAGTTTATCCATTATAGTGCATCTACACAAAACTAGACTGATCCACTATAATCAAGAAAGATCTCTACACTGAATGTGTTTCTTAGCCTCCGACACTGAAAAATTCTTCAACAGCTCACACAATGCATTTcagattaaaatgaatgatgAAATGTTTCTGTCGCTGAAGTGTACTTGAGCACACAGATGATTGGTCTGTGGATGTCTACTGTCTACACAGGCAGCTGGATAGTCATGATCAGGTGTTGGGAGGCATTTAATAATGTGCACTGAAACAGTTCTGAAGAAGCAACAGGCAGACGTTATATATGTCTTGACACACTTACCCCATTTTTGATATTTGTCTCCCATCGTAAGGACATATTTCTAAGATCAAATAACTTGATGTCACCATTGTCATATCCAGCACACACACAGCGGTCCTGGTCGTTGAAAGCGTGACCTTGAGATAAAACATGGAAAGTTATGATTAGAAATACAAGCATAGAaaaaaactaacactaaaaaAGCACAGTTATaacttatttttataaaatattgtgCTTTAGAAAGAGACAATGCCAGAATCTGCCAGACCTTTGAAAAATAGTTTTGTCGTCTGCCGCTTAAAATgcttgagctctttaaagcaggatggatcctgattggctgtgaatgttttatctttcatcagctggaaaaaattgttctgaaagtgattccagtgATATCATTCTTCTGTGTCGTTATCGTTATTGCTGTGTGTGGTGGACTCTGCTATACTTTtacatttagaatgatttttaaaactacacttgcaagaaaaagtatgtgaaccacttgcagaatctgtgaaaatgtgaatagttttaataaaatgagagatcatacaaaatgcatgttattttttgtttagtactgtcccgAGTAAGatatttacataaaagatgtttgcatttagttcacaagacaaaaaaatagccgaatttattaaaataaccccattcataagtatgtgaactattgattctcaatactgtgtgtggtcacctgatgatccacggctgtttgtgtgttttgtgatggttgttcatgagtctcttgtttgtcctgagcagttaaactgagctctgttcttcagaaaaatcctccagctcctgcagattcttcagttttcaagcattttttgcatatttgaaccctttccagcagtgactgtaggattttgagattcatcttttcacactgaggacaactgagggactcaaacacaactattaaaaaaggttcaaacattcactgatgctccagaaggaaacacgatgcattaagagctgggggtgaaaacttttgaattcaaatatcaaggtaaattgtactttaatttgtgcaagtatcttctgttggttccgaagggcagtactaaatgaaaaacaatgatatttaaacaaaataagaaaaattgtgacatcttcatcctgttcaaaagttttcaccccccagctCTTactgcatcgtgtttccttctggagcatcagtgaatgtttgaacctttttaatagttgtgtttgagtccctcagttgtcctcagtgtgaaaagatgaatctcaaaaatcctacagtcactgctggaaagtgttcaaatatgcaaaagatgcttgaaaactgatgaatctgcaggagctggaggatttttctgaagaacagagctcagtttaactgctcaggacaaacaagagactcatgaacaaccatcacaaaacataaaaacagtgatggatcatcaggtaaccacacacagtattgagaatcaatgttcacatacttatgaatggggttattttaataaattcagctattgttttgtcttgtggattatatataaacatcttttatgtaaaatatcttactcaggacagtactaaacaaaaaataacatgcattttgtatgatctcccttattttattaaaatctcattttcacagattctgcaagtggttcacatactttttcttgcaactgtataccTTTATAGTTTTAGTCGCTGGTGTGAATGGGTCTTTGTTCCGAGGTTTTAATGGAAAACATGCAATACGAGTGAGAAAAATACCCACCAAAAGCTACAGTCCAGCAGTCTCTCTTGGTTTCTCCCTCCATCGGCTCCATGTTTACCACAGGTGTGTCTTTCTGCCTGGTGTCCCACACCTTGACTGTACCTGTTAATAAaaccacacacaaaataaaaaccaaaaatGCTGAGAACAAACATATGAAGTATGAGTTCTGAGTACAGTAAGGTAAATGTTTCATGCGTGTGAGATCAAAAGTGGTAGTTACCATCTCTACTGCCAGTGACGATCTCAGGAGCCCCGTCACCGATGCCCAATCCTCCCACTCCATCAATGGCGTTTACGATCTCCTTGTGTGCTTTGACCGAGTACACTGGGGAATCAGGTGCTTCAAGATTCCTGCAAAGAAAGGTTTCAATTTCACATTGTCTTAGCTTGGATGCTAGACGTGCCAATGGAGAAACCGCAAAACAACCAAACGTAATCCTACCAAACATTAAGATTGCCGTCGAAGTCTCCTGTGGCCAGATGCCTCTGCTGGAGAGATGTGGCTCCAAACGTTCCACATTTGATTGGCTTGGGCTTTTCGATCTGGAATAAGGTAGAAGGTATTTAAAGATTTGTTcactaattaaaatttcctgataatttcctcacccccatgtcatccaagatgttcatgcctttcttcagtagaaaagaaatgaaggtttttgaggaattCATTCCAGggttttctccatatagtggacttcactggggttcaacaggttgaaggtccaaatgtcagtttcagtgcagcttcaaagagctctacatgatcccagacgaggaataagagtcttatctagagaaaccatcagtttctagaaactgcaatttggaccttcaacccgttgaaccccagtgaagtccactatatggagaaaatcctggaatgttttcctcaaaaaccttcatttcttttcaactgacgaaggaaagacataaatattttggatgacatggaaatgaagtgaactaatcctaataataattagtaagcaataaggtacgagaggctgtgctgtatcgtgaatatcATTaaagccgtgacttattcacaatacagcactagcctcgagtaccttattgcttttataaaacagttaccacacaatacaaatattaaagccaaaaatatgtatcaatgcaacgtTCATGAAGTAAACCTTcattaaaagccttccttccgccggaaaaaatagtccctgactgtgaacagcaacataagttacattattacgccattagatggcggcaaaaaCTGTCTTTGTGAGTGTGTCaatcagtagcgaagacttttacattgaattgttgtgaacacggaacaagacacaactgacaaatgctttgactagcgctgtcagccatgggaaaaccccttaaacgttaaaaggacaagataatacatcagacatttaaacagattttttttatgaacgtagttctgacctgaaggaaaatgctaaatctgaatgcaggtaataaactcgctcactcgatctctttctcacaattaGTGGTTAAACGGATTGTTGTTGATCCGTGATCCGTACGGACCAAGCCCCACGGTTCGGCACGCATGTGATTCGCAgatcaattgcaagtttaaccACAAGAGTGAAAGGTTATCATTTGCACgtgttttgtcttgctagtttacacattaaatagatataaaaccattccagcgctagaagaggca contains these protein-coding regions:
- the LOC125276392 gene encoding uncharacterized protein LOC125276392; the protein is MPNPPQLSLSMQRRSGSTPCLSRMSELHTLSPRISPMEKTHFRHLYLRSHSFDHYPKFMAIGEGNVLYKYLFSECFVFKLEQTWWKDHVAAERDKTVKHEATEAKPTIESSEATVDGKKTGRVAPARGVLTSTAKTLAPTRVNKTATGAKQTPQAARGRKVGLLTAKSIGAGKAPGKTSIKAQTSCKSEQEHKPLTSAVELGKQDNEGTVLTALNEKSYLPRLGLARALTRTANSQKQACHLYREVIDMAPEVHDAYIELANLLCKDDPLAAVDIYSRFPLKPVCEQTFDDAFITGEIVHILMKQEIYEHPQLLPNLIAYGKVMGLCCLEKYIEALEGKFMTNLLRTVYAGIHDKSVDDEELQDFFKFKCWI
- the dnaaf10 gene encoding dynein axonemal assembly factor 10 produces the protein MSTALEKPQIIAHLQKSLNYTVFESRWIPCSAKFVCMGNFARGTGVMQIYEIQHGELQLVKEIEKPKPIKCGTFGATSLQQRHLATGDFDGNLNVWNLEAPDSPVYSVKAHKEIVNAIDGVGGLGIGDGAPEIVTGSRDGTVKVWDTRQKDTPVVNMEPMEGETKRDCWTVAFGHAFNDQDRCVCAGYDNGDIKLFDLRNMSLRWETNIKNGVCSVEFDRKDINMNKLVATSLEGKFNVFDMRTQHPTKGFASVSEKAHKSTVWQVRHLPQNRDVFMTAGGAGNLHLWKYEYPAQRTKKGADDVDMGVAGSVTLLQNVTLSTQPISSLDWSPDKQGLCVCSSFDQSIRVLIVTKLNTV